One segment of Candidatus Methylomirabilis tolerans DNA contains the following:
- the purH gene encoding bifunctional phosphoribosylaminoimidazolecarboxamide formyltransferase/IMP cyclohydrolase, producing MTMSTEPVHETGSIQVRRALISVSDKTGLIELASTLQKLSVEIISTGGTARALRDANIPVVDVADITGFPEMLDGRVKTLHPRIHAGILAKRHDPEHQQKLREFGISFIDLVIINLYPFEATVARADTSFEEAIEQIDIGGPSLIRAAAKNFEDVAIVTDPADYATIGAELQHGEGCLSRSRRLQLATTAFARVACYDALIAAYLKRQCGETDDPALPDRLDLHLVKLQQLRYGENPHQRAALYGNALTREPSVAGAQQLQGKELSFNNLMDLNAAFTLAREFDDPAVVIVKHTNPCGVGIGSRLCEAYQRALAADPTSAFGGVLSLNRPVDGDTARELTATFAEAVVAPGYHEAALAILREKKALRLLQIEPWPATTSPDRAALELRPIVGGMLVQERDQIDCYPDTLRVVTRREPTDAEMRALRFAWKVAKHVKSNAIVLSHDCATVGIGAGQMSRVDACRLAIMKAVSSTKGTVLASDAFFPFRDGVDVAAEAGVTAIIQPGGSIRDAEVIQAADEADIAMVFTGIRHFRH from the coding sequence ATGACGATGTCGACTGAGCCTGTTCACGAAACGGGATCGATACAGGTCCGGCGAGCCTTAATCAGCGTCTCGGATAAGACCGGGCTGATTGAGCTTGCATCAACTCTACAGAAGCTATCCGTCGAGATCATCTCCACCGGCGGAACCGCTCGCGCGCTGCGGGACGCCAACATACCGGTGGTCGATGTGGCCGACATCACAGGCTTCCCTGAGATGCTGGACGGGCGAGTCAAAACACTCCATCCGAGGATTCATGCCGGCATCCTGGCGAAGCGGCATGATCCCGAACACCAGCAGAAACTTCGCGAGTTCGGCATCTCATTCATCGACCTCGTGATCATCAACCTGTATCCGTTCGAGGCCACTGTTGCCAGGGCGGACACCTCCTTCGAAGAGGCCATCGAGCAGATCGATATCGGCGGACCCAGCCTTATCAGAGCTGCTGCAAAGAATTTCGAGGATGTTGCAATCGTCACCGATCCTGCCGATTACGCGACGATCGGTGCGGAACTACAGCATGGGGAGGGCTGTCTGTCGAGGAGTCGCCGGTTGCAGCTAGCGACAACGGCCTTCGCGCGCGTAGCTTGTTACGATGCGCTAATCGCTGCGTATTTGAAGCGGCAATGTGGCGAGACAGATGATCCCGCGCTCCCCGATCGCCTCGACCTTCACCTGGTTAAACTACAGCAACTCCGCTACGGCGAGAACCCGCACCAGCGGGCGGCCCTGTATGGCAACGCCCTCACACGTGAACCGTCTGTAGCAGGGGCTCAGCAGCTTCAAGGAAAGGAGCTCTCATTCAATAACCTCATGGACCTCAATGCAGCCTTTACCCTTGCAAGAGAATTCGATGACCCTGCCGTCGTCATCGTAAAACATACGAATCCGTGTGGTGTCGGTATCGGCTCCCGGCTCTGTGAGGCATATCAGCGCGCTCTGGCTGCGGATCCGACCTCGGCCTTCGGCGGGGTCCTCAGCCTCAACCGACCGGTCGATGGTGACACTGCTCGCGAGCTTACTGCCACCTTTGCGGAGGCTGTGGTTGCGCCGGGATATCATGAGGCGGCGCTCGCCATCCTGCGAGAGAAGAAGGCCCTTCGACTCTTGCAGATCGAACCATGGCCGGCAACAACATCCCCTGATCGAGCGGCCCTGGAATTGCGACCGATCGTCGGCGGGATGCTCGTACAGGAGCGTGATCAGATCGATTGCTATCCCGATACCCTCCGCGTCGTTACCCGCCGCGAGCCCACCGATGCTGAGATGCGAGCGCTTCGGTTCGCCTGGAAGGTGGCAAAGCACGTGAAGTCCAACGCGATCGTCCTGTCACACGACTGCGCGACGGTAGGGATCGGCGCCGGACAGATGAGCCGGGTCGATGCCTGTCGGCTGGCCATCATGAAGGCCGTCTCATCCACCAAGGGAACGGTTCTCGCGTCCGATGCCTTCTTTCCGTTTCGGGACGGGGTGGATGTGGCGGCTGAGGCCGGTGTCACCGCGATCATCCAGCCGGGAGGCTCCATCCGTGATGCCGAGGTGATCCAGGCAGCGGATGAGGCCGATATCGCAATGGTCTTCACGGGCATTCGACACTTCCGGCATTGA
- the purE gene encoding 5-(carboxyamino)imidazole ribonucleotide mutase, protein MATHPVVGIVMGSDSDLAVMELTAKALERFGIPFELKISSAHRSLDATLNYVRQAEARGIKVIVAGAGAAAHLAGVIAGQTTLPVIGVPLASTSLKGLDALLSVVQMPGGVPVATMAIGEAGAKNAGILAARILALSDEALQHTLQSFKEALASEVEDKDRTLQKRRS, encoded by the coding sequence ATGGCAACGCACCCCGTAGTCGGGATCGTCATGGGCAGCGACTCCGACCTGGCAGTAATGGAACTCACCGCCAAGGCGTTGGAGCGATTCGGGATCCCATTCGAACTCAAAATCTCCTCCGCTCATCGCTCCCTTGACGCGACGCTGAACTACGTCCGGCAAGCCGAGGCGCGGGGGATCAAGGTGATCGTCGCCGGCGCCGGCGCCGCAGCTCATCTTGCCGGCGTCATTGCTGGCCAGACCACACTCCCGGTCATCGGCGTTCCACTGGCCTCAACCTCGCTGAAGGGACTGGATGCGCTTCTCTCCGTCGTCCAGATGCCCGGGGGGGTTCCGGTCGCAACTATGGCTATCGGTGAGGCGGGAGCGAAGAACGCCGGTATCCTGGCCGCGCGGATTCTGGCACTGTCGGACGAGGCCCTCCAGCACACGCTGCAATCATTCAAGGAGGCCTTGGCCTCCGAAGTGGAGGACAAAGATCGCACGCTCCAAAAGCGCCGCTCCTGA
- the cysK gene encoding cysteine synthase A codes for MPRLVRNVLELIGDTPLVQLQRIPRPGSARILGKLESLNPGGSVKDRIAFAMIEEAERSGRLKPGDTIVEPTSGNTGIGLAMVAAVKGYRLILTMPEDMSQERQRLVGRFGAEVILTPAIEGMSGAVYAAESLVAQHPDYFMPQQFANPANPAVHRLTTAQEILKATEGQIDAFVAGVGTGGTITGVGEVLKSEVPDVQVIAVEPARSPVLQGGRSRPHGIQGIGASFVPGVLNMQVVDEIIAVEDEDAYQMASRLSREEGLMVGISAGANVFASIVVAERLGTGKVVVTILPDTGERYLSVPF; via the coding sequence ATGCCACGGTTGGTTCGAAACGTCCTGGAGCTAATAGGCGATACCCCGCTGGTCCAGTTGCAGCGGATACCGCGTCCTGGATCGGCTCGGATCCTTGGGAAGCTGGAGTCGCTCAATCCGGGTGGAAGCGTGAAGGATCGGATCGCTTTTGCGATGATCGAGGAGGCAGAGCGGAGCGGACGACTGAAGCCGGGCGACACAATCGTTGAGCCGACCTCCGGCAACACCGGGATCGGGCTTGCGATGGTGGCTGCCGTCAAGGGGTACCGCCTGATCCTGACGATGCCGGAAGATATGAGCCAGGAGCGGCAAAGGTTAGTCGGCCGATTCGGAGCCGAGGTGATCCTGACGCCTGCTATTGAAGGGATGAGCGGGGCCGTCTATGCCGCAGAATCTCTCGTGGCGCAACATCCTGATTACTTCATGCCACAGCAATTCGCAAACCCAGCCAATCCGGCGGTTCACCGTCTTACTACGGCGCAAGAGATTCTGAAAGCCACTGAGGGACAGATCGATGCCTTTGTGGCCGGCGTCGGGACCGGCGGGACGATTACCGGGGTAGGTGAGGTGTTGAAAAGTGAAGTTCCTGACGTTCAGGTGATCGCGGTGGAACCGGCCAGATCCCCCGTGTTGCAGGGAGGCAGGTCCAGGCCGCATGGCATTCAAGGAATTGGCGCGAGCTTCGTTCCAGGCGTGCTGAACATGCAAGTAGTTGATGAGATCATTGCTGTTGAGGACGAGGATGCCTATCAGATGGCGTCTCGCCTGAGCAGAGAGGAAGGTCTCATGGTGGGGATCTCAGCCGGGGCCAATGTTTTTGCGTCGATAGTCGTTGCCGAACGGCTTGGAACCGGAAAGGTCGTCGTGACAATCCTCCCCGATACAGGGGAGCGGTACCTGTCGGTCCCATTCTGA
- a CDS encoding flippase-like domain-containing protein yields MLKPADSSTGNAWQFWLKLTVSIALLTLLLAKTDLQALWTLFRSLRIPIFFGSILLYLVTQLLSTVRWRCLLRAEHIYLSHWRLILLYFEGMFFNLMLPTAIGGDLVRGYQVSRLTERREASLASILVERLSGYAALTIIACIAIIPAYAHVRDPLIIWLTVGSAAGMVGLIASLLSDRLQALFFRVLHGVGLGRFHDTIHRLYEAVQRYWTHRQALLLALGLSFILQSLVITIFYLISLALNLSVPLRYFFLFVPLISVISMLPISVAGLGLREGSAVYLFTTVGLDSASAISLSLLWFAVTALCSGLGGVVFLFGRAQPRAQP; encoded by the coding sequence ATGCTGAAGCCGGCCGATAGCTCTACTGGCAATGCCTGGCAGTTTTGGCTGAAGCTTACCGTCAGCATCGCGCTGCTGACTCTCCTCTTAGCCAAAACCGATCTGCAAGCCCTCTGGACCCTCTTTCGCTCCCTGCGCATCCCGATCTTTTTCGGATCGATTCTCCTCTATCTGGTGACTCAGTTGCTCAGTACGGTACGTTGGAGGTGCCTGCTCCGTGCCGAGCACATTTACCTTTCCCACTGGCGTCTCATCCTGCTGTATTTTGAGGGGATGTTCTTTAACCTGATGTTGCCCACCGCCATCGGCGGCGATCTGGTTCGTGGCTATCAGGTCTCACGACTGACAGAGCGACGCGAGGCATCGCTAGCCTCTATCCTCGTAGAGCGACTCTCCGGCTATGCGGCGCTCACCATCATTGCCTGCATCGCCATTATCCCCGCATACGCCCACGTACGCGATCCACTGATCATCTGGTTGACGGTGGGTTCGGCGGCAGGGATGGTCGGGCTTATTGCTTCACTGCTGAGCGATCGGCTTCAGGCGCTGTTTTTCAGGGTGCTTCATGGCGTGGGCCTTGGGCGGTTTCACGATACGATCCATCGGCTGTACGAAGCGGTCCAGCGGTACTGGACCCATCGTCAGGCCCTCCTGCTCGCATTAGGGCTTTCATTCATCTTACAATCGCTGGTCATCACGATCTTTTACCTGATTTCACTGGCCCTCAACCTGTCCGTCCCCCTCCGCTATTTTTTCCTGTTTGTCCCGTTGATCAGCGTGATCTCGATGCTGCCTATTTCGGTCGCGGGTCTTGGTCTTCGTGAGGGAAGTGCCGTCTACCTCTTCACTACGGTCGGCCTGGATTCTGCCAGCGCGATCAGCCTCTCCTTGCTCTGGTTCGCTGTCACGGCTCTCTGCAGCGGGTTAGGGGGAGTGGTGTTTCTGTTTGGCCGCGCACAGCCCCGCGCGCAGCCGTAA
- a CDS encoding phosphatase PAP2 family protein — protein MSVLPWLEKLREWDEAGFHLINRSLRNWFFDLLMPFVSNKWNFAFPAAALLVYIFLFRPKRDRMIAVFAIAVILLTDETSQLLKDLFQRTRPFHPLRDTTRLVSFSFPSNHASNMFALATVLSYNYPRAGFICFSAAALVGYSRVYVGSHYPFDVLAGALWGVFVGLLSAAVIQRLMRIIQVRLTNRSRDNKDHSAYGPETFQ, from the coding sequence GTGTCTGTTCTGCCGTGGCTAGAGAAACTGCGCGAGTGGGATGAAGCGGGATTCCACCTGATTAATAGAAGTCTGCGAAATTGGTTCTTCGATCTTCTGATGCCGTTCGTCAGCAATAAATGGAACTTCGCCTTCCCAGCGGCGGCCCTACTTGTGTACATCTTCCTCTTCCGTCCAAAACGCGATCGCATGATAGCTGTCTTCGCCATCGCTGTGATTCTCCTCACCGATGAAACCAGCCAACTCCTGAAGGATCTGTTCCAACGAACTCGGCCATTTCATCCTCTCAGGGACACCACGCGTCTTGTTTCATTCTCTTTCCCCTCAAACCATGCCAGCAACATGTTTGCCTTAGCTACGGTTCTCTCCTATAATTACCCACGAGCAGGATTCATCTGCTTCTCTGCAGCCGCTCTGGTTGGGTATTCCCGGGTCTATGTCGGCTCCCACTATCCGTTTGATGTGCTGGCCGGAGCACTCTGGGGAGTGTTTGTCGGACTTCTTAGCGCCGCAGTGATCCAGCGGCTGATGCGAATTATACAAGTCCGACTTACAAATAGATCGAGAGACAACAAAGACCATTCGGCCTACGGGCCGGAAACCTTTCAGTAG
- a CDS encoding glycosyltransferase family 39 protein — protein MLLLFLGFVAVFHLWFINSGRFNLAPDEAYYWTWSKRLDWSYYSKGPMVAYLIALSTRAGGDTEFFVRLPAVLLSTGTALLTFLLADRLCRSGWAGLKAVLLLAAIPLYEAGSILMTIDAPLVFFWSLTLLLIHRALTADGNAWWFFAGIGLGLGLLSKYTMAIMIPQTFLYLILSRDHRFWLRRSGPYLALGVGLLLFTPVIYWNTTHNLVSFRHLLEQLGGGKETVMPLKSLGEFVASQVGVVTPVLFTLLIIGIWEVGRTGFVRRSDDTSLFLFCASVPLLFACVIISLWTKVQANWAAPAFIAAAIAAAKWRSGPPTPGYPAWRWTRNRALFAGALLTGFLVSAIGHFPHALASVGLPLPHKLDLTRRLRGWTELGTHVSAVYQEMSRSRSTFVFSDRYQIASEVMFYVPAHPRTYNIQLERRMNQFDVWGGTEEVRGWNAIFVADRPDPPEAVLRSFDMVTLDQPTHDSTVGRSRVSDSWSIFRCYGFRGFPPARQLWY, from the coding sequence TTGCTCCTTCTCTTCCTTGGCTTCGTCGCCGTCTTTCACCTCTGGTTCATCAACTCAGGTCGGTTCAATCTGGCACCCGACGAAGCGTACTATTGGACCTGGTCGAAACGGCTGGACTGGAGCTACTACAGCAAAGGGCCGATGGTCGCCTACCTCATCGCCCTGTCCACGAGGGCAGGAGGCGACACCGAGTTCTTCGTCCGGCTTCCTGCGGTCCTGCTTTCAACCGGAACCGCCTTGCTTACGTTCCTGTTGGCAGATCGGCTCTGTCGCTCCGGATGGGCCGGCCTGAAAGCGGTGTTGCTCCTGGCCGCCATACCGCTTTACGAGGCGGGCTCGATCCTGATGACGATCGATGCGCCGCTGGTATTCTTCTGGTCTCTCACGCTGTTGCTGATTCATCGCGCGCTCACAGCAGACGGCAACGCCTGGTGGTTTTTCGCGGGGATCGGCCTCGGCCTTGGTCTGCTCAGTAAATACACGATGGCAATCATGATACCCCAGACTTTTTTGTATCTTATATTGTCCCGCGACCATCGGTTCTGGCTGCGGCGGTCAGGCCCCTACCTTGCTCTCGGGGTGGGGCTCCTCCTCTTTACTCCCGTCATATATTGGAACACGACGCACAATCTGGTCTCGTTTCGCCACCTCCTGGAGCAGCTTGGAGGAGGGAAGGAGACAGTGATGCCGCTGAAGAGTCTGGGAGAATTTGTGGCATCCCAGGTGGGTGTGGTGACCCCCGTACTGTTCACCCTGCTCATAATCGGGATCTGGGAGGTTGGACGAACCGGATTTGTCCGGCGCAGTGACGACACCTCACTGTTTCTCTTCTGTGCTTCCGTACCTCTGCTGTTCGCCTGCGTCATCATCAGTCTATGGACAAAGGTCCAGGCAAACTGGGCCGCACCCGCTTTTATCGCTGCAGCCATCGCTGCCGCCAAGTGGCGGTCAGGTCCCCCTACACCAGGCTATCCTGCCTGGCGATGGACACGCAATCGCGCACTTTTCGCCGGCGCCTTACTGACCGGATTTCTCGTCAGCGCCATTGGTCACTTTCCGCATGCCCTTGCCTCGGTCGGGCTGCCGCTTCCTCACAAGCTCGATCTGACCCGTCGCCTCAGAGGATGGACAGAACTCGGAACGCATGTCAGTGCAGTCTATCAAGAGATGAGTCGAAGCAGATCGACGTTCGTCTTCAGTGACCGGTATCAGATTGCCAGTGAGGTAATGTTTTATGTGCCGGCCCACCCGAGAACCTATAACATCCAACTCGAGCGACGAATGAATCAGTTTGACGTGTGGGGTGGGACCGAGGAGGTCCGAGGTTGGAACGCCATCTTCGTGGCGGATCGGCCTGACCCTCCAGAAGCGGTTCTCCGCTCTTTCGACATGGTCACGCTCGATCAGCCGACTCATGACTCGACCGTCGGTCGGTCGCGTGTCTCTGACTCGTGGTCAATCTTCCGCTGCTATGGTTTTCGGGGGTTCCCTCCGGCTCGGCAGCTCTGGTACTAG
- a CDS encoding Rrf2 family transcriptional regulator: MRVSTKGDYATRAMQDLALHYEKGPIQIEEIARRQHLPARYLEQILLSLKRAGFVESKRGMSGGYYLAKHPREITVGAIIRAMEGPIVPIFCVDSGPREICIEEPHCSLRDIWADVRDAVAQIVDQTTLEDLCQRFRTKQERQRVSYQI; the protein is encoded by the coding sequence ATGCGAGTATCCACGAAGGGCGACTACGCGACACGAGCCATGCAGGATCTGGCCCTCCATTATGAGAAAGGGCCGATCCAGATAGAGGAGATTGCCCGACGACAACATCTGCCCGCTCGTTACCTGGAGCAGATCCTGTTGAGTCTCAAACGAGCCGGCTTTGTTGAAAGTAAGCGGGGAATGAGTGGGGGATACTACCTGGCAAAGCATCCCAGAGAGATTACAGTTGGGGCCATCATCAGGGCGATGGAGGGTCCGATCGTGCCGATCTTTTGTGTCGATAGCGGACCGCGTGAGATCTGTATCGAGGAGCCTCATTGCTCTCTGCGAGACATCTGGGCCGATGTGCGCGACGCTGTCGCACAGATCGTGGATCAGACTACACTCGAAGACCTCTGTCAGCGGTTCCGGACGAAACAGGAGCGACAGAGGGTTAGTTACCAGATCTGA
- the purN gene encoding phosphoribosylglycinamide formyltransferase encodes MKRQLRLGVLASGRGSNLQAIIEAGKAGTVDALVVIVVSDVANARALELARRYGIEAVFADPRLHATNEEFDAAVIDLLRKHEVELVCLAGYMRLLSSSFIEAYAHRIMNIHPALLPAFPGLHAQRKTVQYGSKFSGCTVHFVDEGIDTGPIIIQAVVPVLDDDTEETLSARILVSEHQIYPQAIQLFAEGRLEIRGRRVCCHEAYASQGG; translated from the coding sequence ATGAAGAGGCAACTCAGGCTTGGTGTACTGGCCTCGGGTCGAGGGAGTAACCTTCAGGCAATCATCGAAGCCGGTAAAGCCGGAACGGTTGACGCGCTCGTCGTCATCGTTGTGAGTGACGTGGCGAATGCCCGCGCGTTGGAGCTGGCTCGAAGGTACGGGATCGAAGCTGTATTCGCTGATCCCCGCCTGCACGCGACAAACGAAGAGTTTGATGCTGCGGTCATCGACCTGCTGCGCAAGCACGAGGTCGAGCTGGTCTGTCTGGCAGGCTATATGCGTCTGCTAAGTTCCTCGTTTATCGAGGCTTACGCACATAGGATCATGAATATTCACCCCGCGCTCCTGCCTGCCTTTCCCGGTCTGCATGCTCAACGAAAGACCGTACAATACGGATCGAAGTTCTCCGGTTGTACCGTCCACTTCGTCGACGAGGGGATCGATACCGGTCCCATTATCATCCAGGCGGTAGTCCCGGTACTGGACGATGATACCGAAGAGACCCTCTCGGCCAGGATCCTTGTTTCTGAACACCAAATCTATCCACAAGCTATCCAACTCTTCGCCGAAGGACGGCTGGAGATTCGCGGTCGCCGGGTATGCTGCCATGAGGCTTACGCCTCGCAGGGCGGATGA
- the purD gene encoding phosphoribosylamine--glycine ligase gives MQILVIGSGGREHALAWKIAQSPKAAKVWAAPGNVGISEVAECVNISASDIRLLADFAERKRIDLTVVGPEVPLTLGIVDEFERRGLRIFGPRKDAAIIEESKVFAKIFMKKYRIPTGFFQSFDRAEEATRYVKEIGVPLVVKADGLAAGKGVIVCFELTEALDAVKKIMEERLFGDAGDRIVIEQYLEGEEVSFHVLTDGDTVLPLASSQDHKRVFNDDQGPNTGGMGAYSPASAITEPMNQQIMERIMIPTIRGMAAEGRPYKGVLYAGLMIGSGEIKVLEFNARFGDPETQPLLLRMKSDLVPLLEAVVDGRLRDHTIDWRSDASVCVVMASRGYPGPYDQGAPITGLKEAAAEPGVMIFHAGTNRTKDQTLTGGGRVLGVTGIGRDIHGAIATTYRAVKKIHWEGAHYRTDIGVRALSRIS, from the coding sequence ATGCAGATTCTCGTGATCGGCTCAGGCGGCAGAGAGCACGCCCTCGCGTGGAAGATCGCTCAGAGTCCGAAGGCGGCGAAGGTCTGGGCTGCGCCTGGAAATGTCGGAATAAGTGAGGTGGCCGAGTGTGTGAACATCAGCGCCTCCGATATCCGCCTCCTGGCCGATTTCGCCGAGCGGAAACGGATCGACCTGACCGTCGTGGGACCGGAGGTTCCGCTTACGCTTGGGATCGTGGATGAATTCGAGCGCCGCGGGCTCCGCATCTTCGGACCCCGGAAAGATGCTGCCATCATTGAGGAGAGCAAGGTCTTCGCCAAGATCTTCATGAAGAAGTACCGTATCCCTACCGGCTTTTTTCAATCATTCGACCGGGCAGAGGAGGCCACACGATACGTCAAGGAGATCGGTGTCCCCCTGGTCGTCAAGGCCGATGGCTTGGCGGCTGGAAAGGGGGTCATCGTCTGCTTTGAGCTGACCGAGGCGCTGGACGCCGTCAAGAAAATCATGGAGGAGCGCCTCTTCGGCGACGCCGGCGATCGGATTGTGATCGAGCAGTATCTGGAGGGAGAGGAGGTCTCTTTCCATGTGTTAACCGACGGAGACACTGTTTTACCTCTGGCATCATCCCAGGATCATAAGCGCGTGTTTAACGACGACCAGGGTCCCAATACCGGCGGCATGGGGGCCTACTCTCCGGCGTCGGCTATCACCGAACCAATGAACCAGCAGATCATGGAGCGTATCATGATCCCAACCATCAGAGGCATGGCGGCCGAAGGACGGCCGTACAAAGGCGTCCTCTATGCCGGTCTGATGATCGGGTCGGGTGAGATCAAGGTGCTCGAGTTCAACGCCAGGTTCGGCGATCCGGAAACACAGCCGCTGCTCCTGCGGATGAAGTCCGACCTGGTCCCACTGCTGGAGGCGGTCGTAGATGGTCGCTTACGAGATCACACGATCGACTGGAGGTCGGATGCAAGCGTCTGCGTAGTCATGGCCTCGAGAGGCTATCCCGGTCCATACGACCAGGGCGCTCCGATCACCGGACTCAAGGAAGCGGCTGCCGAGCCTGGCGTCATGATCTTTCACGCCGGGACGAACCGCACAAAAGATCAGACCCTCACCGGCGGCGGACGGGTCCTTGGTGTTACCGGCATCGGACGAGACATCCATGGGGCAATCGCCACCACCTACCGGGCGGTCAAGAAGATCCATTGGGAGGGCGCGCACTACCGGACCGACATCGGCGTTCGCGCCCTCTCCAGAATTTCATAA
- a CDS encoding glycosyltransferase family 2 protein — protein sequence MKDTSPPCALNDDLQRAPWPSIVIPFYNEEENVRPLHDQIVSALSGLTRSYEVIAVDDGSTDRTLAILEAIVKEDPRWRVVVLRRNFGQTAALSAGFDHATGDVIVTLDGDLQNDPADIPRLLELIQDYDVVSGWRADRKDPFLSRRLPSMLANRLISATTGVRLHDYGCTLKAYRRVVVENLRLYGELHRFIPAIASWMGIAIAEVKTNHRPRQFGHSKYSIARTVRVLLDLIAVKFLLRFSTSPIQIFGGLGLTVGVAGGGLLLYLAGLKLLMGQQIGGRPLLLLAILLLILGVQLVGMGLLGEMVARVYHETQRKPIYMVQRTIHGGQGRRDGC from the coding sequence ATGAAAGACACCTCACCACCATGCGCTTTGAACGACGATCTTCAGCGGGCGCCGTGGCCGTCCATCGTTATCCCCTTTTACAACGAGGAGGAGAACGTTCGTCCACTCCATGATCAGATCGTCTCGGCTCTTAGCGGTCTTACGCGATCCTACGAGGTGATCGCCGTGGACGATGGCAGCACCGATCGGACACTGGCCATTCTTGAGGCGATTGTCAAGGAAGACCCGAGGTGGAGGGTGGTGGTGCTCCGACGAAACTTCGGGCAGACTGCCGCATTATCCGCCGGCTTTGACCACGCCACAGGCGACGTGATTGTTACCCTTGATGGGGACCTTCAGAACGATCCGGCCGATATCCCGAGGCTGCTGGAGTTGATCCAGGACTACGACGTCGTCAGCGGCTGGAGGGCCGATCGCAAGGACCCCTTCCTCTCAAGGCGGCTGCCGTCTATGCTGGCAAACCGGCTCATTTCCGCCACAACCGGCGTAAGGCTTCACGACTATGGGTGTACCCTGAAGGCATATCGACGGGTGGTAGTGGAAAATCTCCGCCTGTACGGTGAGCTACATCGATTCATTCCCGCTATTGCCAGTTGGATGGGGATCGCCATCGCTGAAGTCAAGACGAACCACCGTCCCAGACAATTCGGGCACTCAAAGTACTCCATTGCCAGAACGGTGCGGGTCCTTCTGGACCTGATCGCCGTGAAATTCCTCCTCCGATTCAGTACGTCCCCGATTCAGATCTTCGGCGGGTTGGGACTGACCGTCGGAGTTGCCGGTGGAGGGCTGCTTCTGTATCTGGCCGGTCTCAAACTGCTCATGGGCCAACAGATCGGCGGGCGACCGCTCTTGCTGCTCGCCATCCTCCTGCTGATTCTGGGGGTGCAACTGGTGGGTATGGGCCTGCTCGGTGAAATGGTGGCACGAGTTTATCACGAAACGCAGCGCAAACCGATCTATATGGTCCAGCGCACAATCCATGGGGGTCAAGGTCGGAGGGATGGATGCTGA